In a single window of the Drosophila subpulchrella strain 33 F10 #4 breed RU33 chromosome X, RU_Dsub_v1.1 Primary Assembly, whole genome shotgun sequence genome:
- the LOC119557501 gene encoding ryncolin-2: MALEALVTALACLSTTTNATSNLPGKQFSVIMRNSAEPFLLAENDTASCPVSTLGGLALRIQSMTDELDTLKTELNELQGLIEEYKNQGTGVPIATRLLRPLPASVQTFPLSPATPTDDTPRNCHDEKHGQVRIRIAPDVEPFFASCDQKVRDGGWMVIAYRYDGSEDFNRDWENYKSGFGALNAEFFIGLDKLHRLTNSEHHELLIIMRNQNREERFALYDHFSIGSESEKYLLYVLGTYRGDAGDSLRYHAGKKFTTRDQDNDDNGQNCARTHAGAWWYGRECFESNLFGTFQPKYGQEIGYFKGILWKTFLPGPTGSLSYVRMLIRPLRKS, from the exons ATGGCGCTGGAGGCGCTCGTCACGGCTTTGGCCTGTCTCAGCACCACCACAAATGCCACCAGCAATTTGCCAGGAAAACAATTTTCCGTGATAATGAGAAACTCGGCGGAGCCCTTTCTCCTTGCTGAAAAT GATACTGCTAGCTGCCCCGTAAGCACCTTGGGTGGCCTAGCTCTTCG CATACAATCCATGACGGATGAACTGGATACTCTGAAAACTGAACTAAACGAACTGCAGGGGTTGATAGAGGAGTATAAAAATCAGGGCACAGGAGTTCCCATCGCAACAAGATT ACTCCGCCCATTGCCAGCTAGTGTACAGACCTTTCCCCTTtcccctgccacgcccaccgacGACACGCCGAGGAATTGCCACGACGAAAAGCACGGCCAGGTGAGGATCCGGATCGCTCCGGATGTGGAGCCCTTCTTCGCCAGCTGCGATCAGAAGGTGCGGGATGGCGGCTGGATGGTGATCGCCTATCGGTACGATGGCAGCGAGGACTTCAATAGGGATTGGGAGAACTACAAGTCCGGTTTCGGGGCCCTCAACGCGGAGTTCTTCATCGGACTGGACAAACTGCATCGTCTGACGAACAGCGAGCACCACGAGCTGCTCATCATCATGAGAAACCAGAATCGGGAGGAGCGCTTCGCCCTTTACGATCACTTCAGTATTGGCAGCGAATCGGAGAAGTATCTTCTATATGTCCTTGGGACCTACAGGGGGGATGCGGGGGACTCGCTGCGCTACCATGCGGGCAAGAAGTTCACCACCCGCGATCAGGATAACGATGATAATGGCCAGAACTGCGCCAGGACCCACGCAGGAGCCTGGTGGTACGGAAGGGAGTGCTTCGAGAG CAACCTCTTCGGCACATTTCAGCCAAAGTACGGCCAGGAGATCGGCTACTTCAAGGGCATCCTGTGGAAGACCTTCCTGCCAGGACCCACCGGTTCGCTCAGCTACGTCCGCATGCTCATCCGACCGCTGAGGAAGTCGTAG